The nucleotide sequence CCGATATCATCGTCACCGCCACCCCCTCGCGAACGCCGCTGCTGGACTACTCGATGCTGCCGGAGGGCGTGCATGTCACCGCGATGGGCTCCGACAGCCCCGAGAAGCGTGAGCTGGAAGCCGATGTGCTCCTCGAGTGCGATCATTTCGTGTGTGATACCCGCGCCCAGTCCGAGACCAACGGCGAGCTGAAAGGGCTGGAGGCCGAGCAGGCCAGATCACGTGACGTGCATGAGCTGGGCCGTCTGCTGGCTGAGGGGCGTGATCTGCGTTCAGGCGGGTCGGCTCCTGATACCTGCATCACGGTGGCGGATCTCACCGGTACCGGCGTGCAGGATACGGCCATCGCCAGCCTGGCGCTCTCGCGGCTCGTCCGGCGTTAGTACGGGAAGTGTCGGTACGGAAAACGTCGGTACTGGCAGCGTCAGCGCTGGAGCGCCTGAATGGTGCGGCGGACTTGCCCGCAGCGTCGCCGCATGCGAGGGTCACGCAGGTGACGGCAGGAAGCCGTTGACGCCCCTTGCCACTCGGAGCCTGTCGTGACTCGTACCTCGTCCTCATCTGCCGCCCGGCCGCGTGCCCTGAGCGCTGCGCCCGATGTCGAGATCTGCCGCACACCGCTGGCGGATCTCTGCGCCGACTGTGACGCCGTGACCCTGCTGCCGCCGCTCTCGCCGCCGGAGGAGGGCCATGTGCGCCACCACTGTGCGCTGGATGCCCCGCTGGCGGTGTTCGATCTCGACGATACGCTGCTCGATGGCGACTGCACTGGCATGTGGATGCGCTGGATGGTCGCCTGTGGCTGGATCAAGGCTGTCGATGCCTTCATGGCCATCGGCGAGCGTCATCAGGTGCAATACCATGCCGGCACCCTGGACATCCACGAGCACACCGGCCATCTGCTCAGCCCGCTCGTCGGGCGGCATCGTGATGAGGTGCGTCGCGAAGTCGATGATTTCGTGGAAGAAATGGTCATGCCGCGACTGCTGGAAGGTGGCATCGCGCGGCTGGCCGAGCACGGTGAGGCCGGCCATCGCACCCTGATCATCTCCGCCTCCATGCATCATCTGGTCGGGCCCATCGCCAGTCGTCTGACCGCCGATGGGGCGCTGGCCACCCATCCGGCCTTTGATGGGCAGGGCTGCTTCACCGGAGCCACCAGCGGTATCGTCACCTTCCGCGAAGGCAAGCTGGCGGCGCTGGATGACTGGCTTGCGGGTGCCGAGCGCATCCATCGCACGCCGCAATCCCTGTGGGGCTATTCCGACTCCCACAATGACCTGCCCCTGCTGGAGCGGGTCGATTTCCCCCACGCCACCCAACCGGACGCACCGCTGCGCCAGCTGGCCGAGGCGCGCGGCTGGCCAGTGGTTGACTGGCGCCTGTCGCGCCTGTCGGACTGATGTCATGAACCCGCTGGCCGGGCGAGAAGCCGCCTCCCACGCCTCGCGGCAGGCGCGGGGCGTGGCGATGACGGCCTGCGGGGTGCTGTTGATCTCGCCGGACGCGCTGCTGCTGCGACTCGCCGATGTCGCCGATGGCCCGCTGGTGTTCTGGCGCGGTCTGCTGACGGCCATCGGCTTTGCACTGTTCCTGCTGGCCCTCCAGCGCGGCACTCCCGCACAGCGCATCGCCAGCGCCCTGGCGCGCATGCGTGGCTGCGGGCGTACCGGCGTATGGGTCGCGCTGCTGTTCACCGGCTCCACCCTGGGTTTCGTGCTCGCCAACCAATACACCCGCGCCGGCAACGTGCTGATCATCCTCGCCGCCAGTCCGCTGTTCGCGGCGCTGATGTCGCGCCTGTGGCTGGGCGAGCGTCAGCCACGCCATGTGTGGGGCGCGATTCTGGCCTCGCTGGCGGGCATCACGCTGCTGGTGCTCGATGAGGCCGGCAGCGGCACGCTCACCGGCAACCTGCTGGCGCTGGGCTGCAGCCTGTCGCTGGCCGGCAACTTCACGCTGTGTCGTACGCGCCCGGGGCATGACATGAGTCCGATGCTGACACTGTCCGGGCTGGTCACCGCGCTGTGCGGCCTGCTGGCGTGCCTGTGGAGCATGACGCAGGGCGGCGGTGACGTGCTGACGCAGCTGTGGCCTTCGCACGGTGCCGATTTCGCCCAGCGCGCCGGCTGGCTGGTGCTGCTGTGCCTGGTGCTTTCGCCGCTGGGCTTCACGCTGATCCAGCGTGGCCCGATCTATCTGCCCTCTGCGGAAGTGGCGCTGCTGATGTTGCTGGAAAGCGTGTTCGGCATCCTGTGGGTGTGGTGGGTGCTGGAAGAATCGCTTACCCCGCGTGGCTGGGCGGGCGGTGCACTGGTGCTGGGCGCGATGCTCATCAAGAGTCTGATCGACCGTCGTCACCGTCAATCGGTGACGGCGAGCGCGCGTTCTGCGGATGCGTCCACCGGTCGCAGCTGATACAATCCCGCCCATCCCCGAGTTTATTCACTGTCAAATGACAGCCCTCTGGACGCCTCACGGCGACCGGAGCGAATAGCTCATGGCGCGAAGAAAGCCACAGGGCGACCGGAAACGACAGCGGCATCACGACGCAAGCCAGGCGCGAGCGGCACTGCCCCTGACGGCAGCGATGAAGATTGCCACGACCGGACGCCAGACTGACTCGACAGCGCCAGGATTCAGCACGCACACCACCTTCCCCAACCTGTTGCGGACGACTCGATGACAAGCAGCCTCAAACAGCAGTGGCTTTCCAACCTCCGGCCCGACATCCTGTCCGGCCTGGTGGTGGCATTGGCCCTGATCCCCGAAGCCATCGCCTTCTCCATCATTGCCGGTGTCGACCCCAAGGTCGGCCTGTATGCCTCCTTCTCCATCGCCGTGGTGACCGCCATCGCCGGTGGCCGTCCGGGCATGATTTCCGCCGCCACCGGTGCCATGGCACTGCTGATGGTCGACCTGGTCAAGGACCACGGCCTGGAGTACCTGCTGGCCGCCACCGTGATGACCGGCGTGATCCAGGTCATCTTCGGCTACTTCAAGCTCGGCTCCCTGATGCGCTTCGTCTCGCGCTCGGTGGTCACCGGCTTCGTCAATGCACTGGCGATCCTGATCTTCATGGCCCAGCTGCCGGAGCTGACCAACGTCACCTGGCACGTCTATGCCATGACGGCCGCGGGCCTGGGCATCATCTATCTGCTGCCGCTGGTGCCGAAGATCGGCAAGCTGCTGCCGTCGCCGCTGGTCTGCATCATCGTGCTGACCCTCTTCGCGATGGTCGTCGGTCTGGATATCCGCACCGTCGGTGACATGGGTGAGCTGCCGGACAGCCTGCCGGTGTTCCTGATTCCGGACATCCCCTTCAATCTGGACACCCTGTGGATCATCCTGCCGTACTCGCTGCCGCTGGCGGTCGTGGGCCTGCTGGAATCCCTGATGACGGCCACGCTGGTCGATGATCTGACCGACACGCCGTCCGACAAGAACCGTGAGTGCAAGGGCCAGGGCGCGGCCAACGTCGTCACCGGCTTCCTCGGCGGCATGGCGGGTTGCGCGATGATCGGTCAGACGATGATCAACGTGAAATCCGGCGGTCGTACGCGTCTCTCCACCATGGTGGCGGGTGTCGTGCTGCTGATCCTGGTCGTGTTCCTCGGCCCGTGGGTCTCGCAGATTCCCATGGCCGCACTGGTCGCGGTGATGATCATGGTCTCCATCGGCACCTTCTCCTGGCAGTCGATCCGTGACCTCAAGAGCCACCCGATGTCCACCAACATCGTCATGCTGGGCACCGTTGCCGTGGTGGTCGCGACCCACAACCTGGCGATCGGCGTGCTGGTCGGCGTGCTGCTCTCGGCGCTGTTCTTCGCCAACAAGATCGGCCAGGTGCTGCATATCGGCAGCGACATGAATGCCGATGGTCGTACCCGCGAATACCGCGTGGTCGGTCAGGTGTTCTTCGCCTCCAGCGAGCAGTTCCAGGCCGGTTTCGACCTCAAGGAAACCGTCGAGCGTGTCGTGATCGACGTCAGTCGTGCGCACTTCTGGGACATCACCGCCATCGGCGCGCTGGATACCGTGGTGGTCAAGTTCCGTCGTGAGGGGACCGAGGTCGAGGTACGTGGCCTCAACGAAGCCAGCGCCACGCTGGTGGATCGCTTCGCGGTGCATGACAAGCCGGACGCGGTCGAGAAACTGATGGGTCACTGATCACGCACGCATGACCCTGCGCGATCGAGGCACTTCGCTTGATCGCGCCGCGTGACAAGGTCAGACGGCGGGCAGTCCTTCACGGGCTGCCCGCCGTTTGCGTTCATGGGGTCGGAAAGTGGTAATCTCGAAACAGGCCGCGCCGGCATCGCTGGGGAATGTCACTCCTCCTTCTGCGTCGCCCCGGTCGGCACGCCATCTCCGTTGTCAGTACTTTTTGTTGTCAGCACAAGGAAGCCCGCCATGAGCCAATCCTCTGCCAGTGCCGCGACAGGCCATGACAAGGTCACCGCCTGCATTGACGGCTCCGCCTTCGCCGCCCCCGTGTGTGACGCCGCCGTCTGGGCCAGCCAGCGCCTGTCGGCACCTCTCAGCATCCTGCATGTGATCGACCGCAATGAAAGCGCCGAACCCGCCAATGGCGATCTCTCCGGCAGCATCGGTCTCGGTGCCCGGGAGCACCTGCTGGAAGAACTCGCCACCCTCGATGAGCAGCGCGGGCGCATCGCCCAGGAGCAGGGCCGCCTGATGCTGGAAGCCGCCTGTGAGCGCGCCACCCAGGCCGGTATCACCGAACCACGCCCTCGCCAACGCAATGGTGAGCTGGTCGAGACACTGGCCGAGCTTGAGGACGAGATTCGCCTGCTGGTGATCGGCAAGCGCGGGGAAGGGGCGGAGCAGGCCAGTGAGCATCTCGGCAGCAATCTGGAGCGGGTGATTCGCAGCCTGCATCGTCCCGTGCTGGTAGTGCCGGGCGAGTTTCAGACGCCGACACGCGTGTTGATCGCCTTCGATGGCAGCGCCACCATCAAGCGTGCCATCGAGGTGCTGGCGGCCAGCCCCTTGCTGCAGGGCGCCGAGCTCCATCTGGTGATGGTCGGCGCGGACTCGGTGGAGCATCAGGCTCCGCTTGAGACCGCGCGTGACACCCTCCAGTCAGCGGGCTTCAACGTGCAGGCCAGCCTCAAGGCCGGTGAAGTGGAAGCCTGTCTGCGCGAATACGCCAAGGAGCACGCCATCGACATGCTGGTGATGGGCGCCTACGGCCACTCGCGCATCCGTCAGTTGCTGGTCGGCAGTACCACCACCGAGATGATCCGCAATGCCACGGTGCCGCTGCTGATCCTGCGCTAGCACGTTCAGCACACGCCCTGCCGGGCAATGAGAACGCCGCGCCTTCCCGTGTCATGTCGGGATGGCGCGGCGTCGTCATTTCCGCCCCTTGGGCAGTGGCCACAGATACGCAAGGCAGAAACCCTCACGACGACTGGAAAATACCCCGCAGGTCGCGTTGCGCCGCTCGCCGGAATCTGGAACGCTGATGGCCGCTTATCCTCATTGCGCGCCATGCCGCTGAGGGGCTTTCCCTTACGCTGGTGCGTCTTTCACCACTCCAAGAAGAACGGCACAAGGACACTCTCCATGAGCGATATCCAACGTCACGATACCAAGGCACGCATGAGCCGCGCCGTCATCCACAACAACACCATCTACCTGTGTGGTCAGGTCGCCGGGCCGGAACAACGCTTCAGTGATATCACGGACCAGGCCAACAGCATGCTCGCGCGTGTCGATGCGCTGCTGGAAGAAGTCGGCACCGACCGCGAGCATCTGCTCTCCGCCACCGTCTATCTCAAGACAATGGACGACTTCAAGACCTTCAACGACATCTGGGACGCCTGGGTACCGGAAGGTCACGCCCCCGCCCGTGCCTGCGTCCAAGCCGCCATGGCCAGCCCGGAACTGCTGTGTGAAATTACCGTGGTCGCCGCCGTTAAATAACACGCAGTATGGTTTTTCTAACCCTGTTAGAGTTTTCTCTGGCAGGGTTTTTTTATGTTTATTATTGTTGTAATTATGCTTTTTAATTAAAGGTGTGATTATGGCGGGTTTGGAAGTTTATTTATCGCTTAACTCTTTGTTAGTAAAGCCAGAATATGCACAAAGAGATTTGAGTAGTTTGCTAAAACCTGGCTCTATGTTTAATGAGTATGATTTAAGTGAGGAGCATGAACTTGATGCCGAAGGAAAGCTATTTGTTAAAACACCTGTTGCTAATGAGCCAAAATGGCGGAGTTTTGCTGAAAGTGTAGTTGGTGAGGAACTAACAGGGTTACAAAATATTTCTAACTCTGCCGTATTGCTAATTAAATCTAACGGCAAGGTTGTAGCATTTACGTTTGGCTACGGACGTTTTTTGTT is from Cobetia marina and encodes:
- a CDS encoding DMT family transporter yields the protein MNPLAGREAASHASRQARGVAMTACGVLLISPDALLLRLADVADGPLVFWRGLLTAIGFALFLLALQRGTPAQRIASALARMRGCGRTGVWVALLFTGSTLGFVLANQYTRAGNVLIILAASPLFAALMSRLWLGERQPRHVWGAILASLAGITLLVLDEAGSGTLTGNLLALGCSLSLAGNFTLCRTRPGHDMSPMLTLSGLVTALCGLLACLWSMTQGGGDVLTQLWPSHGADFAQRAGWLVLLCLVLSPLGFTLIQRGPIYLPSAEVALLMLLESVFGILWVWWVLEESLTPRGWAGGALVLGAMLIKSLIDRRHRQSVTASARSADASTGRS
- a CDS encoding SulP family inorganic anion transporter — its product is MTSSLKQQWLSNLRPDILSGLVVALALIPEAIAFSIIAGVDPKVGLYASFSIAVVTAIAGGRPGMISAATGAMALLMVDLVKDHGLEYLLAATVMTGVIQVIFGYFKLGSLMRFVSRSVVTGFVNALAILIFMAQLPELTNVTWHVYAMTAAGLGIIYLLPLVPKIGKLLPSPLVCIIVLTLFAMVVGLDIRTVGDMGELPDSLPVFLIPDIPFNLDTLWIILPYSLPLAVVGLLESLMTATLVDDLTDTPSDKNRECKGQGAANVVTGFLGGMAGCAMIGQTMINVKSGGRTRLSTMVAGVVLLILVVFLGPWVSQIPMAALVAVMIMVSIGTFSWQSIRDLKSHPMSTNIVMLGTVAVVVATHNLAIGVLVGVLLSALFFANKIGQVLHIGSDMNADGRTREYRVVGQVFFASSEQFQAGFDLKETVERVVIDVSRAHFWDITAIGALDTVVVKFRREGTEVEVRGLNEASATLVDRFAVHDKPDAVEKLMGH
- a CDS encoding HAD family hydrolase, with product MTRTSSSSAARPRALSAAPDVEICRTPLADLCADCDAVTLLPPLSPPEEGHVRHHCALDAPLAVFDLDDTLLDGDCTGMWMRWMVACGWIKAVDAFMAIGERHQVQYHAGTLDIHEHTGHLLSPLVGRHRDEVRREVDDFVEEMVMPRLLEGGIARLAEHGEAGHRTLIISASMHHLVGPIASRLTADGALATHPAFDGQGCFTGATSGIVTFREGKLAALDDWLAGAERIHRTPQSLWGYSDSHNDLPLLERVDFPHATQPDAPLRQLAEARGWPVVDWRLSRLSD
- a CDS encoding RidA family protein; translation: MSDIQRHDTKARMSRAVIHNNTIYLCGQVAGPEQRFSDITDQANSMLARVDALLEEVGTDREHLLSATVYLKTMDDFKTFNDIWDAWVPEGHAPARACVQAAMASPELLCEITVVAAVK
- a CDS encoding universal stress protein; the encoded protein is MSQSSASAATGHDKVTACIDGSAFAAPVCDAAVWASQRLSAPLSILHVIDRNESAEPANGDLSGSIGLGAREHLLEELATLDEQRGRIAQEQGRLMLEAACERATQAGITEPRPRQRNGELVETLAELEDEIRLLVIGKRGEGAEQASEHLGSNLERVIRSLHRPVLVVPGEFQTPTRVLIAFDGSATIKRAIEVLAASPLLQGAELHLVMVGADSVEHQAPLETARDTLQSAGFNVQASLKAGEVEACLREYAKEHAIDMLVMGAYGHSRIRQLLVGSTTTEMIRNATVPLLILR